In Drosophila busckii strain San Diego stock center, stock number 13000-0081.31 chromosome 3R, ASM1175060v1, whole genome shotgun sequence, the sequence aaaatATAGCCCAAGGATTGAGCatgacatttgcatttgtgcgtGCAACAGTTGGCTCTGGGTGCAGtcatgtgtggcaagtgctttATTGACGCCATGTAGGTTGCCAAGCAACCGTAAAACGTAAACGCAAAACGTAACGGTAACCAAGCACCGGCAGGCAAActcaacaaacacaacagacTCTAAAGCGGCAAGAAAAAgacgctttttcttttttttttttgttaaagaaagaaagaataatggtaagctaaagaaaatagcaaaaatatttgtagctgacttggctgttgttgcacAGATACTTTCACGTGGCAAAACGGACTCGGCGAGCTCTAGGCATTTGGCCAGTGGCggtggcatgcaacagcagcggaaagcagcagcacccgCCACGCTGGAGGATTTTATCATGCGTCGTGACTACACAGGTGCCAGAGCCTATCTAGAGgtaagttgcagttgcactgGCAAGTCTCTGACCTAAGCCAAAGCTCTATCTCCACGCAGTACGCCAATGATGAacaggaggaggaggaggcagcagcagcagcagcagcaagtggcacAGCAGagaagttgcaacaacaattgcaaattgaacaaTGGATGGCctattgcaattttcatttgggCGACTATCAGCAGGCGCTCAATCAATATCAGGCCATCAAACAACGACAAAcagcgccagagccagagccagagccagagcactTCGATTTGAACATAGCCGTGTGCATGTTTTATTTGGGACTGTACGAGGAGGCACAGCAGCTAATGGCGAGCATAGCCAGCACGTCGCCGCTCAAGCAACGCTTGCTTTTCCATTTGGCACACAAGCTGGCCAACGATCAGCAGTGGGCCGAGCTGCTGGAAACGCTGCTAGACACAAAAAGCgtcgagcagcagctcagcctGGCCTCGATGCATTATATGCGCGCACATTATCAGGAGGCCATTGATGTCTACAAGCGCGTGCTGGTGGACAACAAGGACTACATGGCCATCAATGTGTATTTGGCCTTGTGCTTCTACAAACTGGACTACTACGACATGTCGCAAGAGGTGCTGGACGTGTATATTAATCAGCATGGCGATAGCACCATTGCCATCAATTTGAAGGCCTGCAATCGCTTTCGCCTGTTCAACGGGCGCGTGGCCGAGCAGGAGATTAAGAACATAGCAGATAATGGCACTTTTGGTGCGGATCTTATACGCCACAATCTCGTGGTATTTCGCAATGGCGAAGGTGCGCTGCGTgtgctgcctgcgctgcttAATATAGTTCCCGAGGCGCGTCTAAATCTGGTCATATACTATGTGAAGCAGGGTGAGGTGCAAGAGGCGCATGCGCTGATGAAGGAACTGCAGCCCACCTCGCCACACGAGTATATACTCAAGGGTGTGGTGCATGCAGCGCTGGGACAGCAGCTGGGCTCGGTTAGTATAAGCACAGCTTCGGCTTAAGTCCTTTAACTTAGGCGTGTTGCTCTGTTTTACAGAAGGAGCACATAAAGACGGCCCAGCAGAATCTGCATCTGGTGGGCAGCTCGGCCACGGAATGCGAC encodes:
- the LOC108601951 gene encoding intraflagellar transport protein 56, whose translation is MILSRGKTDSASSRHLASGGGMQQQRKAAAPATLEDFIMRRDYTGARAYLEYANDEQEEEEAAAAAAASGTAEKLQQQLQIEQWMAYCNFHLGDYQQALNQYQAIKQRQTAPEPEPEPEHFDLNIAVCMFYLGLYEEAQQLMASIASTSPLKQRLLFHLAHKLANDQQWAELLETLLDTKSVEQQLSLASMHYMRAHYQEAIDVYKRVLVDNKDYMAINVYLALCFYKLDYYDMSQEVLDVYINQHGDSTIAINLKACNRFRLFNGRVAEQEIKNIADNGTFGADLIRHNLVVFRNGEGALRVLPALLNIVPEARLNLVIYYVKQGEVQEAHALMKELQPTSPHEYILKGVVHAALGQQLGSKEHIKTAQQNLHLVGSSATECDTIPGRQSMASAFFLYEQFEEVLVYMNSIRSYFVSDDVFNYNFAQAKCATGYYKEAEELLLQINDMDIKNQHTYCMILAKCHIHCGHPELAWNVFITRDTNAEAFILLQLIANECYKCEEFWVAAKAFDMLEKLDPSPENWEGKRGACAGVLYALATKSQRGRPGGGVSEVIGLLRESSNTQADGMIKTIRKHINSFK